One Streptomyces sp. RPA4-2 genomic window carries:
- a CDS encoding 3-keto-5-aminohexanoate cleavage protein, whose translation MVQVCLNGARGAGDGVGVPLSPGALAESAAGAVGAGATDVHVHPKTPCGQDTLSQRAVAAVLDAIRARVDVPVGVTTGAWAAPGPVARVERVRSWTVLPDHASVNWHEPGAEELAAALLDRGVGVEAGIWSGTDGAARFAASPLGPRVLRVLAEVTDPSPRTAERSALDLLAGLGTAHGVPVLLHGEEGGTWPVLRLAGRLGLATRIGLEDTLVLPDGERAESNARLVAEGLVQYGAARRPS comes from the coding sequence GTGGTGCAGGTTTGTCTGAATGGGGCGCGCGGGGCCGGTGACGGGGTCGGGGTGCCGTTGTCGCCCGGGGCGTTGGCCGAGTCCGCGGCCGGGGCGGTCGGGGCCGGGGCCACGGACGTTCATGTTCACCCCAAGACCCCCTGCGGGCAGGACACCTTGTCGCAGAGGGCGGTCGCGGCGGTCCTCGACGCGATCCGGGCCCGGGTCGACGTCCCGGTCGGTGTGACGACCGGCGCGTGGGCCGCGCCCGGTCCCGTCGCCCGCGTGGAGCGGGTCCGGTCCTGGACGGTGCTGCCCGACCACGCCTCGGTCAACTGGCACGAGCCGGGCGCCGAGGAGCTGGCGGCGGCGCTTCTCGACCGCGGCGTCGGTGTGGAGGCGGGCATCTGGTCCGGCACCGACGGCGCCGCCCGCTTCGCGGCGTCACCGCTCGGACCGCGCGTACTGCGGGTGCTGGCCGAGGTGACCGACCCCTCCCCGCGGACGGCCGAGCGGTCGGCCCTGGACCTCCTCGCCGGCCTCGGCACCGCGCACGGCGTCCCCGTCCTGCTGCACGGCGAGGAGGGCGGCACCTGGCCGGTGCTGCGGCTCGCGGGCCGGCTGGGGCTGGCCACCCGGATCGGGCTGGAGGACACCCTCGTCCTGCCGGACGGCGAGCGTGCGGAGTCCAACGCGCGATTGGTGGCCGAGGGACTGGTTCAGTACGGGGCCGCCCGGCGTCCGTCGTAG
- a CDS encoding RNA ligase (ATP), whose protein sequence is MSTLRVTAEVLTVHEHPNADALELAQVGLYRAVVAKGTYRTGETALYIPEQSVLPPGLIEELGLTGRLAGSSSDRVRAVRLRGELSQGIVCRPRALADVDLARAAADGTDFAETLGIVKWVPPIPPTMSGEVESAPGLLPWVDIENIQRYPDIFAPGEPVVLTEKLHGSACLVTHLADEGRAYVSSKGFGAKSLALKEDPRNLYWRAVHGHGVARAAARLAERLGARRVGIFGEVYGAGVQDLSYGADGRRESLGYAVFDVSAEIDGEVRWLDAAALLEGELPLVPRVYEGPYTVDRVLDAASGRETVSGRGLHLREGVVIRPATERYSPVTGGRAIAKAVSPAYLTRKGGTEYE, encoded by the coding sequence ATGTCGACGCTGCGCGTCACCGCCGAAGTCCTGACCGTCCACGAGCACCCGAACGCCGACGCGCTCGAACTGGCCCAGGTAGGCCTCTATCGGGCCGTCGTCGCCAAGGGCACCTACCGCACCGGCGAGACCGCGCTCTATATCCCGGAGCAGTCCGTGCTCCCGCCCGGGCTGATCGAGGAGCTGGGGCTGACCGGACGGCTCGCGGGCAGCTCGTCGGACCGGGTCAGGGCCGTACGGCTGCGCGGAGAGCTGTCGCAGGGGATCGTCTGCCGCCCCAGGGCACTGGCGGACGTCGACCTGGCGCGCGCCGCCGCGGACGGCACCGACTTCGCCGAGACGCTCGGCATCGTCAAATGGGTGCCCCCGATCCCGCCCACCATGAGCGGCGAGGTCGAGTCCGCGCCCGGACTGCTGCCCTGGGTCGACATCGAGAACATCCAGCGGTACCCGGACATCTTCGCGCCGGGCGAGCCCGTCGTACTGACGGAGAAGCTGCACGGCTCGGCCTGCCTGGTGACCCACCTCGCGGACGAGGGGCGCGCGTACGTCTCCTCCAAGGGCTTCGGGGCCAAGTCGCTGGCGCTCAAGGAGGATCCGCGCAATCTGTACTGGCGCGCCGTGCACGGCCACGGGGTCGCGCGGGCCGCGGCCCGGCTCGCCGAGCGGCTCGGCGCGCGCCGGGTGGGCATCTTCGGCGAGGTGTACGGGGCGGGCGTACAGGACCTCTCCTACGGCGCCGACGGCCGCCGCGAGTCCCTCGGCTACGCCGTGTTCGACGTGTCCGCGGAGATCGACGGCGAGGTCCGCTGGCTGGACGCGGCGGCGCTGCTGGAGGGCGAACTGCCCCTGGTCCCACGGGTGTACGAGGGCCCGTACACCGTCGATCGCGTGCTGGACGCCGCCTCGGGCCGGGAGACGGTCTCCGGCCGCGGACTGCATCTGCGCGAAGGTGTGGTCATCAGGCCCGCGACCGAGCGGTACAGCCCGGTGACGGGCGGCCGGGCCATCGCGAAGGCGGTCAGCCCGGCGTATCTGACGCGCAAGGGCGGCACGGAGTACGAGTGA
- the soxR gene encoding redox-sensitive transcriptional activator SoxR, translated as MPQIPEKIHELTVGQLSARSGAAVSALHFYESKGLISSRRTTGNQRRYHRDALRRVAFVRAAQRVGIPLATIREALAELPEERTPTRADWARLSEAWRSELDERIKQLSRLRDHLTDCIGCGCLSLDNCVLSNPDDVFGERRTGSRLMVEQGAAPRPAPERRRESEDCR; from the coding sequence GTGCCCCAGATCCCTGAGAAGATCCACGAGCTGACCGTCGGGCAGCTGTCGGCCCGCAGTGGCGCCGCCGTCTCCGCCCTGCACTTCTACGAGTCCAAGGGCCTGATCAGCAGTCGGCGCACCACCGGGAACCAGCGCCGCTACCACCGTGACGCGCTGCGCCGTGTCGCCTTCGTCCGCGCCGCCCAGCGGGTCGGCATCCCGCTGGCCACCATCCGTGAGGCGCTCGCCGAGCTCCCCGAGGAGCGCACCCCGACGCGCGCGGACTGGGCCCGGCTCTCGGAGGCATGGCGTTCCGAACTCGACGAGCGCATCAAGCAGTTGAGCAGGCTGAGGGACCATCTGACCGACTGCATCGGATGCGGGTGTCTGTCCCTGGACAACTGCGTGCTCTCCAACCCGGACGACGTCTTCGGCGAGCGCCGGACCGGTTCCCGGCTCATGGTCGAGCAGGGTGCCGCGCCACGGCCGGCGCCGGAGCGGCGCAGGGAGTCCGAGGACTGTCGCTGA
- a CDS encoding MaoC family dehydratase produces the protein MAEPRTFATVDELRAAVGEQLGYSDWVEIEQKRIDLFAEATGDHQWIHVDPERAASGPFGTTIAHGYLTLSLLPLFGPQLISVEGVRMGVNYGTNKVRFPAPVPVGSRLRATATITGVDDVPGGVQVSVAFVVEREGGDKPVCVAESVSRYYV, from the coding sequence ATGGCAGAGCCGAGGACGTTCGCGACGGTCGACGAACTGCGTGCCGCCGTGGGCGAGCAGCTGGGATACAGCGACTGGGTCGAGATCGAGCAGAAGCGGATCGACCTCTTCGCGGAGGCGACCGGTGACCACCAGTGGATCCACGTCGACCCCGAGCGGGCCGCGTCGGGCCCCTTCGGCACGACGATCGCGCACGGCTACCTCACCCTGTCCCTGCTCCCGCTCTTCGGCCCGCAGCTGATCAGCGTCGAGGGCGTGCGGATGGGCGTCAACTACGGTACGAACAAGGTCCGTTTCCCCGCCCCCGTACCGGTCGGCTCACGGCTGCGCGCCACCGCGACGATCACCGGTGTCGACGACGTGCCCGGCGGCGTCCAGGTGTCCGTCGCCTTCGTCGTCGAGCGCGAGGGGGGCGACAAGCCGGTGTGCGTCGCGGAGTCCGTGTCGCGCTACTACGTCTGA
- a CDS encoding TetR/AcrR family transcriptional regulator, which yields MSTAQETADGEMQPWAEVTPDAARRLLIAAVEAFAERGYHATTTRDIAGRAGMSPAALYIHYKTKEELLHRISRIGHDKALAIVRTAADGEGDAAGRLTDAVRSFVRWHAGQHTTARVVQYELDALGPEARAEIIALRRQTDAAVRGIIEDGVAAGDFDVPDVPGTTLAVLSLCIDVARWFNVDGPRTPDEVGGLYADLVLRMVGSKEE from the coding sequence ATGAGTACGGCGCAGGAGACGGCCGACGGCGAGATGCAGCCGTGGGCCGAGGTCACCCCGGACGCGGCCCGGCGGCTGCTCATCGCCGCCGTGGAGGCCTTCGCCGAGCGCGGGTACCACGCGACGACGACCCGGGACATCGCCGGGCGGGCGGGCATGAGCCCGGCCGCGCTCTACATCCACTACAAGACCAAGGAAGAACTGCTCCACCGGATCAGCCGGATCGGGCACGACAAGGCCCTCGCCATCGTGCGCACCGCCGCGGACGGCGAGGGCGACGCCGCCGGGCGGCTCACCGACGCCGTGCGGTCCTTCGTACGGTGGCACGCCGGGCAGCACACCACCGCGCGGGTCGTGCAGTACGAGCTCGACGCGCTGGGCCCCGAGGCCCGTGCCGAGATCATCGCGCTGCGCAGGCAGACCGACGCCGCCGTGCGCGGGATCATCGAGGACGGTGTCGCGGCCGGCGACTTCGACGTGCCGGACGTCCCGGGCACCACGCTCGCGGTGCTCTCGCTCTGCATCGACGTGGCCCGCTGGTTCAACGTCGACGGTCCCCGCACGCCCGACGAGGTCGGCGGGCTCTACGCCGACCTCGTGCTGCGCATGGTGGGGTCCAAGGAGGAGTAG
- a CDS encoding YiaA/YiaB family inner membrane protein, with protein sequence MSDTSVKQQSTAAFYGQAVASFAVAMVATAIGIYKLEADTWVRAFLGVAVLYLVTSCFTLAKVIRDRQEAHLTQRSYSPFEKL encoded by the coding sequence ATGAGTGACACATCCGTCAAGCAGCAGTCCACCGCCGCCTTCTACGGCCAGGCGGTCGCCTCCTTCGCCGTCGCCATGGTCGCGACCGCCATCGGCATCTACAAGCTGGAGGCCGACACCTGGGTGCGCGCCTTCCTGGGCGTCGCCGTCCTCTATCTGGTGACCTCGTGCTTCACCCTGGCCAAGGTGATCCGGGACCGGCAGGAGGCACATCTCACGCAGCGTTCGTACAGTCCGTTCGAGAAGCTCTGA
- a CDS encoding acyl-CoA dehydrogenase family protein — MNLELSEEQTAVRQLAKDFVDREIAPHVVEWDRAEEVDRSLVKKLGEVGFLGLTVDEEYGGSGGDHLAYCLVTEELGRGDSSVRGIVSVSLGLVAKTIAHWGSEEQKRRWLPGLTAGTQVGCFGLTEPGTGSDAGHLTTRAVRDGDDYVINGTKMFITNGTWADVVLLFARSTDAPGHRGVSAFLVPTDTPGLTRHTVHGKLGLRGQATAEIVLEDVRVPASAMLGAEGKGFSVAMAALAKGRMSVAAGCVGIAQAALDAAVTYATQREQFGKTIAHHQLVQELISDIAVDVDAARLLTWRVADLVDRGLPFATESSKAKLFASEAAVRAANNALQVFGGYGYIDEYPAGKLLRDARVMTLYEGTSQIQKLVIGRALTGVSAF; from the coding sequence ATGAACCTGGAGCTCAGCGAGGAGCAGACCGCCGTCCGGCAGCTCGCCAAGGACTTCGTGGACCGTGAGATCGCCCCCCACGTGGTCGAGTGGGACCGGGCGGAGGAAGTCGACCGGTCCCTCGTCAAGAAACTCGGCGAGGTCGGTTTCCTCGGTCTCACGGTCGACGAGGAGTACGGCGGCAGCGGCGGCGACCATCTCGCGTACTGCCTGGTGACGGAGGAGCTGGGGCGCGGGGACTCGTCCGTGCGCGGCATCGTCTCCGTCTCGCTCGGCCTGGTCGCCAAGACGATCGCGCACTGGGGGAGCGAGGAGCAGAAGCGGCGGTGGCTGCCGGGGCTGACCGCCGGCACCCAGGTGGGCTGCTTCGGCCTCACCGAGCCCGGCACCGGCTCGGACGCCGGCCATCTGACGACCAGGGCCGTGCGTGACGGCGACGACTACGTCATCAACGGCACCAAGATGTTCATCACCAACGGGACGTGGGCCGATGTGGTGCTGCTGTTCGCCCGGTCGACCGACGCCCCCGGCCACCGGGGCGTCTCCGCCTTCCTGGTGCCGACGGACACGCCGGGGCTGACGCGCCACACCGTCCACGGCAAGCTCGGCCTGCGCGGCCAGGCCACCGCCGAAATCGTCCTCGAGGACGTCCGAGTCCCCGCGAGCGCCATGCTGGGGGCGGAGGGCAAGGGATTCTCCGTGGCCATGGCCGCCCTGGCCAAGGGGCGGATGTCGGTGGCCGCCGGCTGTGTCGGTATCGCCCAGGCCGCGCTGGACGCCGCGGTGACGTACGCGACCCAGCGGGAGCAGTTCGGCAAGACCATCGCCCACCATCAGCTCGTCCAGGAGCTGATCAGCGACATCGCCGTGGACGTGGACGCGGCGCGCCTGCTGACCTGGCGGGTCGCCGACCTCGTCGACCGCGGGCTGCCGTTCGCCACCGAGTCCTCCAAGGCCAAGCTCTTCGCCTCGGAGGCCGCCGTGCGCGCGGCGAACAACGCGCTCCAGGTCTTCGGCGGCTATGGCTACATCGACGAGTACCCGGCGGGCAAACTGCTGCGCGACGCCCGGGTGATGACCCTCTACGAGGGCACCAGTCAGATACAGAAGCTGGTCATCGGGCGCGCGCTGACCGGGGTTTCGGCCTTCTGA
- a CDS encoding TetR/AcrR family transcriptional regulator, which translates to MARPRKPLLSTDRIVETARALVDAEGLATLSTRRLAAELGVSGPSLYNHFRTKDQILEAVADSVSAQVDLSMFEDGRDWRTALHDWAVSYRTALRDHPNIVPVLARGPGRRPAGLRLADAVFGAMVGAGWPPAQATSIGALMRYFIMGSALGSFAGGFVDDETAYDPADYPHLGQAHLLAEQQEKIDERAFEVGLTALLDGLVQQFQRVTGTE; encoded by the coding sequence ATGGCCCGACCGCGCAAGCCCCTCCTCAGCACCGACCGGATCGTCGAGACGGCACGGGCCCTGGTGGACGCGGAGGGCCTGGCGACCCTCTCCACGCGCCGGCTCGCCGCCGAACTGGGAGTGAGCGGACCCTCCCTCTACAACCACTTCCGCACCAAGGACCAGATCCTGGAAGCGGTCGCGGACTCCGTGAGCGCACAGGTCGACCTCTCCATGTTCGAGGACGGACGGGACTGGCGCACCGCGCTGCACGACTGGGCCGTCTCCTACCGGACCGCCCTGCGCGACCACCCGAACATCGTCCCGGTCCTCGCGCGCGGCCCCGGCCGCCGGCCCGCCGGTCTGCGCCTGGCCGACGCGGTCTTCGGCGCGATGGTCGGCGCCGGCTGGCCGCCCGCGCAGGCCACCTCCATCGGCGCCCTGATGCGGTACTTCATCATGGGCTCCGCCCTCGGCTCGTTCGCCGGCGGCTTCGTCGACGACGAGACCGCGTACGACCCCGCCGACTACCCCCATCTGGGGCAGGCCCATCTGCTCGCCGAGCAGCAGGAGAAGATCGACGAGCGGGCGTTCGAGGTGGGTCTCACGGCGCTGCTGGACGGGCTGGTGCAGCAGTTCCAGCGGGTGACCGGGACGGAGTAG
- a CDS encoding winged helix-turn-helix domain-containing protein has translation MSRRKDPVAPGLAALAGMIADETRAVFLLALLDGRAWTAGELARHAEVAPSTASEHLGRLVAGGLLTEERQGRHRYVRLADSRVAQLVEDLAAQVAPGAAGRPRSLREAGAGSAMARGRTCYDHLAGRLGIALTDALTQRGLLRQDTGFALTDAGLRWFDTAGITLDRTGRRPLSRACLDWTERRPHLAGTAGAALCRHALDAHWCVRIGSERAVKVTPEGERAFTELLGIEATALH, from the coding sequence ATGAGCAGACGGAAGGATCCGGTCGCGCCCGGTCTGGCGGCGCTGGCCGGGATGATCGCCGACGAGACCCGCGCCGTCTTCCTGCTCGCGCTGCTCGACGGCCGCGCCTGGACCGCCGGTGAGCTGGCCCGGCACGCCGAGGTCGCGCCGTCGACGGCCAGCGAACACCTCGGCAGACTGGTCGCGGGCGGCCTGCTCACCGAGGAGCGGCAGGGCCGCCACCGGTACGTACGCCTGGCCGACAGCCGTGTCGCACAACTGGTGGAGGACCTCGCCGCCCAGGTCGCCCCCGGCGCCGCCGGGCGTCCCCGCTCGCTGCGGGAGGCCGGCGCGGGTTCCGCGATGGCCCGCGGACGCACCTGCTACGACCATCTCGCCGGACGGCTCGGTATCGCCCTCACCGACGCCCTCACCCAGCGCGGGCTGCTGCGCCAGGACACCGGCTTCGCCCTCACGGACGCGGGCCTGCGCTGGTTCGACACGGCGGGCATCACCCTGGACCGCACCGGCCGGCGCCCTCTCAGCCGCGCCTGCCTCGACTGGACCGAGCGCCGCCCCCACCTCGCCGGCACGGCGGGCGCGGCCCTGTGCCGCCACGCCCTGGACGCCCACTGGTGCGTACGCATCGGATCGGAGCGCGCGGTCAAGGTCACGCCGGAGGGGGAGCGCGCCTTCACGGAACTCCTGGGCATCGAGGCGACGGCACTCCACTGA
- a CDS encoding DMT family transporter, whose translation MMNASSPAPARRAELLAAGAATVTVVLWASAFVSIRSAGAVYSPGALALGRLLAGAVALGTICLLRREGLPPREAWRGIALSGLLWFGFYMVVLNWGEQQVDAGTAALVVNTGPILIALLGSRLLGDTMPPRLLAGMAVSFAGAVAVGLSMSGGGGSSVLGVVLCLLAAIGYAAGVVAQKPALGRASALQVTTFGCLVGAVACLPFAGQLVHEVADAPASATLNVLYLGVFPTALAFTTWAYALARTTASRMGATTYAVPALVVAMSWLFLDEIPGLLTLAGGALCLAGVAVSRSRPGATVPARATASPRPSERA comes from the coding sequence ATGATGAACGCCTCCTCCCCTGCCCCCGCCCGCCGCGCGGAGCTGCTCGCCGCGGGCGCGGCGACGGTCACCGTCGTGCTGTGGGCCTCCGCCTTCGTGTCGATCCGCAGCGCGGGCGCGGTGTACTCCCCGGGGGCGCTGGCGCTCGGCCGGCTGCTGGCGGGGGCCGTGGCGCTGGGCACGATCTGTCTGCTGCGGCGCGAGGGCCTGCCCCCGCGGGAGGCCTGGCGCGGGATCGCGCTGTCCGGCCTGCTGTGGTTCGGCTTCTACATGGTCGTGCTGAACTGGGGCGAGCAGCAGGTGGACGCCGGTACGGCAGCACTTGTCGTGAACACCGGCCCGATCCTGATCGCGCTGCTCGGCTCCCGGCTGCTGGGGGACACGATGCCGCCGCGGCTGCTCGCGGGGATGGCGGTGTCGTTCGCGGGCGCGGTCGCGGTCGGGCTGTCGATGTCCGGCGGGGGCGGTTCCTCGGTCCTGGGGGTGGTCCTGTGCCTGCTCGCGGCGATCGGCTACGCGGCGGGCGTCGTCGCCCAGAAGCCTGCCCTCGGCCGGGCGAGCGCCCTCCAGGTCACCACGTTCGGGTGTCTCGTCGGCGCCGTCGCCTGCCTGCCGTTCGCGGGGCAACTGGTCCACGAGGTGGCGGACGCACCCGCCTCCGCCACCCTCAACGTCCTTTACCTGGGCGTCTTCCCGACCGCACTGGCCTTCACGACCTGGGCGTACGCCCTGGCCCGGACCACCGCGAGCCGGATGGGGGCGACCACGTACGCGGTCCCCGCACTGGTCGTCGCGATGTCCTGGCTGTTCCTCGACGAGATACCGGGGCTGCTGACCCTGGCGGGCGGCGCCCTGTGCCTGGCCGGGGTCGCGGTGTCGCGGTCCCGGCCGGGAGCCACCGTTCCGGCGCGCGCGACGGCCTCACCTCGGCCGTCGGAGCGCGCCTGA
- a CDS encoding zinc-binding dehydrogenase, translated as MVRAAVLPAVGAPLEIAEIDLPAPGPGQVRVRLAAAGVCHSDLSLSDGTMRVPVPAVLGHEGAGTVVAVGEGVTDIAPGAAVVLNWAPSCGSCHACTLGEVWLCANALTGAGNVYARRVSDGSDLHPGLNVAAFAEETVVAAGCVLPAPDGVPLTDAALLGCAVLTGYGAVHHSAGVQPGESVAVFGVGGVGLAALQAARIAGASKIVAVDVSAEKESLARAAGATDYVVASDTTARDIRALTGKQGVDVAVECVGRAVTIRAAWDSTRRGGRTTVVGIGGKDQQVTFNALEIFHWGRTLAGCVYGNCDPARDLPVLAEHVRAGRLDLAMLVTERIGLEGIPGAFENMVAGKGGRALVVF; from the coding sequence ATGGTTCGCGCTGCCGTCCTTCCCGCCGTGGGCGCTCCGCTGGAGATCGCCGAGATCGACCTCCCCGCGCCGGGCCCGGGCCAGGTCCGCGTCCGGCTGGCCGCCGCCGGAGTCTGCCACTCCGACCTCTCGCTGTCCGACGGCACCATGCGGGTGCCCGTCCCCGCCGTCCTCGGTCACGAGGGCGCCGGGACCGTCGTCGCCGTGGGCGAGGGCGTGACGGACATCGCCCCCGGTGCGGCGGTGGTCCTCAACTGGGCCCCCTCTTGCGGAAGTTGCCATGCCTGCACGTTGGGGGAGGTGTGGCTGTGCGCCAACGCGCTGACCGGCGCGGGGAACGTGTACGCACGGCGCGTGTCCGACGGGAGCGACCTCCACCCCGGCCTGAACGTGGCCGCGTTCGCCGAGGAGACGGTGGTGGCCGCCGGATGCGTGCTCCCCGCCCCGGACGGCGTCCCGCTCACCGACGCCGCCCTGCTCGGCTGCGCCGTCCTCACCGGATACGGCGCCGTCCACCACTCCGCCGGGGTCCAGCCCGGCGAGAGCGTCGCCGTGTTCGGGGTCGGCGGGGTGGGTCTCGCGGCGCTCCAGGCCGCCAGGATCGCGGGCGCCTCGAAGATCGTCGCCGTCGACGTCTCCGCCGAGAAGGAGTCGCTGGCCCGTGCCGCGGGCGCCACGGACTACGTCGTCGCCTCCGACACCACCGCCCGCGACATCCGCGCCCTCACCGGCAAGCAGGGCGTCGACGTGGCCGTCGAGTGCGTCGGCCGCGCGGTGACCATCCGCGCCGCCTGGGACTCCACCCGCCGCGGCGGCCGCACCACGGTCGTCGGCATCGGCGGCAAGGATCAGCAGGTCACCTTCAACGCGCTGGAGATCTTCCACTGGGGGCGGACCCTGGCCGGCTGTGTGTACGGCAACTGCGACCCGGCGCGCGACCTCCCGGTGCTCGCCGAACACGTCCGGGCGGGCCGACTGGACCTGGCGATGCTGGTCACCGAGCGGATCGGCCTGGAGGGGATCCCGGGGGCGTTCGAGAACATGGTGGCCGGGAAGGGCGGACGGGCGCTCGTGGTGTTCTAG
- a CDS encoding aldehyde dehydrogenase family protein: MKAHDGMYIDGAWRPAAGSDTIEVVNPADEQVVGRVPAGTAEDVDAAVRAARAAFPAWAATPPAERAARLAALRDVLDARKDEIAETVTAELGSPLPFSQAVHAGVPILVAGSYAELAATYAFEERVGNSVVHQEPVGVVGAITPWNYPLHQIVAKVAPALAAGCTIVLKPAEDTPLTAQLFAEAVAEAGVPAGVFNLVTGLGPVAGQALAEHPDVDLVSFTGSTAVGRRIGAAAGAAVKRVALELGGKSANVILPSADLAKAVNVGVANVMSNSGQTCSAWTRMLVHDSRYEEAVELAAAAALKYGDRIGPVVNAKQQARVRSYIEKGVSEGARLVVGGAEAPRPQGYFVSPTVFADVEPGMTIAQEEIFGPVLSILRYEDEEDAVRIANGTVYGLAGAVWAGDEAEAVAFARRLDTGQVDINGGRFNPRAPFGGYKQSGVGRELGTHGLSEYLQTKSLQF; the protein is encoded by the coding sequence ATGAAGGCACATGACGGCATGTACATCGACGGGGCCTGGCGCCCCGCCGCCGGCAGCGACACCATCGAGGTGGTGAACCCGGCCGACGAGCAGGTGGTGGGCCGGGTCCCGGCGGGCACCGCCGAGGACGTCGACGCCGCGGTACGAGCCGCCCGCGCCGCCTTCCCGGCCTGGGCCGCGACCCCGCCCGCCGAGCGCGCCGCGCGGCTGGCCGCCCTGCGTGACGTACTCGACGCCCGCAAGGACGAGATCGCCGAGACCGTCACGGCGGAGCTCGGCTCGCCGCTCCCGTTCTCGCAGGCGGTCCACGCGGGCGTACCGATCCTGGTCGCGGGCTCCTACGCCGAACTCGCGGCCACGTACGCCTTCGAGGAGAGGGTCGGCAACTCGGTCGTCCACCAGGAGCCCGTCGGGGTGGTCGGAGCGATCACACCCTGGAACTATCCGCTCCACCAGATCGTCGCCAAGGTCGCCCCGGCGCTCGCGGCCGGCTGCACGATCGTCCTGAAGCCCGCCGAGGACACCCCCCTGACCGCCCAGCTCTTCGCGGAGGCGGTCGCGGAGGCGGGCGTGCCGGCCGGTGTCTTCAACCTCGTCACCGGGCTCGGTCCGGTGGCGGGCCAGGCCCTCGCCGAGCACCCGGACGTGGACCTGGTCTCCTTCACCGGCTCCACGGCCGTCGGCCGGCGGATCGGCGCCGCGGCCGGCGCCGCCGTCAAGCGGGTCGCCCTGGAACTCGGCGGCAAGTCCGCCAACGTGATCCTGCCGAGCGCGGACCTCGCGAAGGCGGTCAACGTCGGCGTCGCGAACGTGATGTCCAACTCCGGCCAGACGTGCAGCGCCTGGACCCGCATGCTGGTGCACGACTCACGGTACGAGGAGGCCGTGGAGCTCGCCGCTGCGGCCGCCCTCAAGTACGGCGACCGCATCGGCCCGGTGGTCAACGCCAAGCAGCAGGCCAGGGTGCGGAGTTACATCGAGAAGGGCGTCTCCGAGGGCGCCCGGCTGGTCGTGGGCGGTGCCGAAGCCCCGCGCCCCCAAGGGTACTTCGTCAGCCCGACCGTCTTCGCCGATGTCGAGCCCGGCATGACGATCGCCCAGGAGGAGATCTTCGGGCCGGTGCTGTCGATCCTGCGCTACGAGGACGAGGAGGACGCCGTCCGGATCGCCAACGGCACGGTCTACGGGCTGGCCGGGGCCGTCTGGGCGGGCGACGAGGCGGAGGCGGTGGCGTTCGCGCGACGGCTCGACACCGGGCAGGTCGACATCAACGGCGGACGCTTCAACCCCCGCGCCCCGTTCGGCGGGTACAAGCAGTCCGGAGTCGGACGCGAGCTGGGCACACACGGCCTGTCCGAGTACCTCCAGACCAAGTCCCTGCAGTTCTAG
- a CDS encoding DUF3574 domain-containing protein produces the protein MSVLGIRARVGAATATALLAAGAPAAYALFDDAGPNAPATARTYEETRLLFGTERPDGGPAVTDPQFMAFVDREVTPAFPEGLTVRDGRGQYRDAHGVIERERSYELVLLYPAAQAGARAAGIERIRTAYERTFGQESVARLDARTRADF, from the coding sequence ATGTCCGTGCTCGGCATCCGCGCCCGGGTGGGCGCCGCCACCGCCACCGCCCTGCTCGCCGCCGGCGCCCCGGCCGCGTACGCCCTGTTCGACGACGCGGGCCCGAACGCCCCGGCCACGGCGAGGACTTACGAGGAGACCCGGCTGCTGTTCGGCACCGAGCGGCCCGATGGCGGACCGGCCGTGACCGACCCGCAGTTCATGGCCTTCGTCGACCGCGAGGTGACGCCCGCCTTCCCCGAGGGGCTCACCGTGCGGGACGGCCGCGGACAGTACCGTGACGCGCACGGCGTCATCGAGCGCGAGCGGTCGTACGAACTGGTCCTGCTGTATCCGGCGGCGCAGGCCGGCGCGCGGGCCGCGGGGATCGAACGGATCCGGACGGCGTACGAGAGGACGTTCGGGCAGGAGTCCGTGGCCCGTCTCGACGCGCGCACCCGGGCGGACTTCTGA